One Felis catus isolate Fca126 chromosome D1, F.catus_Fca126_mat1.0, whole genome shotgun sequence DNA segment encodes these proteins:
- the FUT4 gene encoding alpha-(1,3)-fucosyltransferase 4, translated as MSIWEHTGESCIPFPNIKIRLKEELVIPHSTKGPEVTVTAAVAAPQPARFRGLSRSLPPAGVAGHRRAARKEADSIFRPDARGLGTPGPPSARVRSSALCTRPATNRVLPLEGEGARAARPKVRESWTGRGRAEARQETPGAGSAGRAGGAVEGRDGAAPGGAARAAHSALAARPAGTLREECQAREPWDSGTALSRSRAGGERQRRPEPQRQHESGRRGPTPADARRAAAAVPARAMGAPWGREAGRRFGRRRGRGLLPSASALAAAGLLCTALAAFCCWRQLPPLPWASSAPPRPVAVLLWWEPFAGRDSGARPPPDCWLRFNISGCRLLTDRAAYGEAQAVLFHHRDLVKEPHDWPPPWGAPVRGADELELRVLDDEEAVAAEALATSGLRPPGQRWVWMNFESPSHSPGLRNLAGNLFNWTLSYRADSDVFVPYGYLYPRTHPSDQPLGLAPPLARKRGLVAWVVSNWDERQARVRYYHQLSQHVSVDVFGRSGPGRPVPSIGLLHTVARYKFYLAFENSQHLDYITEKLWRNALLAGAVPVVLGPDRANYERFMPRGAFIHVDDFPSASSLAAYLLFLDRNPAVYRRYFSWRRSYAVHITSFWDEPWCRACQAVQSAGDRPKSIRNLARWFER; from the exons ATGTCTATATGGGAGCACACAGGAGAGTCAT GTATCCCTTTCCCCAACATCAAGATAAGACTAAAGGAGGAGTTGGTCATCCCTCACTCTACCAAG GGTCCCGAGGTCACGGTCACCGCCGCCGTGGCCGCGCCGCAGCCCGCACGTTTCCGCGGCCTCTCGCGCTCCCTCCCTCCGGCAGGCGTCGCTGGCCACCGCAGGGCGGCGAGGAAGGAAGCGGACTCGATCTTCCGTCCCGACGCCCGGGGACTCGGCACCCCCGGCCCGCCTTCTGCACGAGTCCGCTCTAGCGCCCTCTGCACGCGCCCAGCGACGAACCGGGTCCTCCCTCTGGAAGGCGAAG GGGCCCGGGCGGCGCGGCCGAAGGTCCGGGAGTCCTGGACGGGGCGGGGACGGGCGGAGGCGCGGCAGGAAACGCCCGGGGCCGGCAGTGCCGGTCGGGCCGGGGGCGCGGTGGAGGGGAGGGACGGGGCGGCGCCCGGCGGGGCTGCCCGGGCCGCGCACTCAGCCCTGGCGGCGCGCCCCGCGGGGACTCTTCGGGAGGAGTGCCAGGCCCGCGAGCCTTGGGATTCCGGGACCGCCCTCTCCCGCTCCAGGGCCGGCGGCGAGCGGCAACGACGGCCAGAGCCGCAGCGGCAGCATGAGAGCGGGCGCCGCGGCCCCACGCCTGCGGACGCGCGGCGAGCGGCGGCGGCCGTGCCTGCGCGCGCCATGGGGGCGCCGTGGGGCCGGGAGGCCGGCCGGCGCTTCGGGCGGCGCCGGGGCCGGGGGCTTCTGCCGAGCGCCTCCGCGCTGGCGGCGGCCGGCCTGCTGTGCACCGCTCTGGCCGCCTTCTGCTGCTGGAGGCAGCTGCCGCCGCTGCCCTGGGCATCCTCCGCCCCGCCGCGGCCGGTGGCCGTGCTGCTGTGGTGGGAACCCTTCGCGGGGCGCGACAGCGGCGCGAGGCCGCCCCCGGACTGCTGGCTGCGCTTCAACATCAGCGGCTGCCGCCTGCTCACCGACCGTGCGGCCTATGGGGAGGCCCAGGCGGTGCTTTTCCACCACCGTGACCTCGTGAAGGAACCCCATGACTGGCCCCCGCCCTGGGGCGCCCCGGTGCGCGGGGCAGATGAGCTGGAGTTGCGGGTGTTGGACGACGAGGAGGCGGTGGCCGCCGAAGCCCTGGCCACCTCGGGCCTCAGGCCCCCGGGCCAGCGCTGGGTGTGGATGAACTTCGAGTCGCCCTCCCACTCCCCGGGCTTGCGGAACCTGGCGGGGAACCTCTTCAACTGGACCCTCTCCTACAGGGCCGACTCGGACGTCTTCGTGCCTTACGGGTACCTCTACCCCAGGACCCATCCCAGCGACCAGCCGCTAGGCCTGGCCCCGCCGCTGGCCCGGAAACGGGGGCTGGTGGCCTGGGTGGTGAGCAACTGGGATGAGCGCCAGGCCCGGGTCCGGTACtaccaccagctgagccagcacGTGTCGGTGGACGTGTTCGGCAGGAGCGGGCCTGGCCGGCCGGTGCCCAGCATTGGCCTTCTGCACACAGTGGCCCGCTACAAGTTCTACCTGGCCTTTGAGAACTCGCAGCACCTGGATTACATCACCGAGAAGCTCTGGCGCAACGCGTTGCTGGCCGGGGCCGTGCCCGTGGTGCTGGGCCCCGACCGTGCCAATTATGAACGCTTCATGCCCCGCGGTGCCTTCATCCACGTAGACGACTTCCCTAGTGCCTCCTCCCTGGCTGCCTACCTGCTCTTCCTCGACCGAAACCCAGCAGTCTACCGTCGCTACTTCAGCTGGCGCAGGAGCTACGCCGTGCACATCACCTCCTTCTGGGATGAGCCTTGGTGCCGGGCCTGCCAGGCTGTGCAGAGCGCCGGGGACCGGCCCAAGAGCATACGCAATTTGGCTCGCTGGTTTGAGCGGTGA